Proteins found in one Geomonas subterranea genomic segment:
- a CDS encoding ATP-binding protein, translating into MTVGVYENPPKIFTSDAGKPTGIFIDLIEQIAEKEGWRMRYVPGTWSEGLERLQRGEIDLMPDVAYTAEREKIYVFNKVPILSGWSQVYARKGSGIQSILDLNGKRVAGLEKTIQLETVDRLARSFGLKVTLVPVSNYKTEFQMIAAGQVDAGVTNRYYGLMFARKSGLEDTPIMFDPAPYLFAAQKPASGESLQLLEAIDRHLAEMKNDPQSAYYTILKRWTSEEVDWKLPLWLQFLGPVLGVALLMSIVGGIVLKHQVKARTRELQLVNQEMEQRVEERTYSLQEANLKLRATMEELAVAKEGAEAANRAKSLFLANMSHEIRTPLNAVLGFSQIVLHDPKLSPENRHNLETVNRSGEHLLALINDVLDMAKIESGRVTVEKAPFDLPGLLREETELLTPKALAKGLQLVLETQPDLCRYVMGDAGKLRQIVINLLGNAIKFTQKGGVSLRARTSVRDGGLWLEVEVQDSGPGIAPEDIQNVFGAFEQAEMGRRTEGGTGLGLAISRQYSRLMGGDLTVTSQPGHGACFHLTLPVAEAERPAATAWGELPRIARLKAGQQAWRVLVVDDRDTNREILVKMLSPVGFETMEAKDGESAVELFMTHAPHLVLMDVVMPVMDGREATRRIRALPEGRDVTIIAVSASVFEEQLREVMEAGADDFLRKPFREEELLEKIARLLPAQFAYDGAEPRPTAQEGGLSEQGFVEVLGTMSQELREALIAAASELDRGRVVALLAELAAVAPEVAGRLLGHAESYRFDLIEEALLRYPGAGGRG; encoded by the coding sequence GTGACGGTCGGAGTCTACGAAAATCCCCCCAAGATCTTCACTTCCGACGCCGGCAAGCCCACCGGCATCTTCATCGACCTCATCGAGCAGATCGCAGAAAAGGAAGGGTGGCGCATGCGCTATGTTCCGGGTACCTGGAGTGAAGGCCTGGAGCGCCTGCAGAGGGGGGAGATTGACCTGATGCCGGACGTGGCCTACACCGCGGAGCGGGAAAAGATCTACGTCTTCAACAAGGTCCCCATCCTGTCCGGCTGGTCCCAGGTCTACGCGCGCAAGGGGAGCGGCATCCAGTCGATCCTGGATCTGAACGGAAAGCGCGTGGCGGGGCTGGAGAAGACCATCCAGCTGGAAACCGTCGACCGGCTGGCCAGGAGTTTCGGACTGAAAGTGACCCTGGTCCCGGTCTCCAATTACAAGACGGAGTTCCAGATGATCGCCGCGGGGCAGGTGGATGCCGGGGTCACCAACCGCTACTACGGCCTGATGTTCGCCAGGAAGTCCGGCCTCGAAGATACCCCCATCATGTTCGATCCGGCCCCCTACCTGTTTGCCGCACAGAAACCGGCCTCCGGGGAATCGCTGCAGTTGCTGGAAGCAATCGACCGCCACCTTGCCGAGATGAAGAACGATCCCCAGTCCGCCTACTACACCATCTTGAAACGGTGGACCTCGGAGGAGGTCGATTGGAAGCTGCCGCTGTGGCTGCAGTTTCTGGGGCCGGTGCTGGGCGTGGCACTGCTGATGAGCATCGTCGGGGGCATCGTTTTGAAGCATCAGGTCAAGGCGCGTACCAGGGAGCTGCAGCTGGTCAACCAGGAGATGGAACAGCGCGTCGAGGAACGGACCTACTCGCTCCAGGAAGCAAATCTCAAGCTGCGCGCCACCATGGAGGAATTGGCTGTGGCCAAGGAGGGGGCCGAAGCCGCCAACCGGGCCAAGTCGCTTTTTCTTGCCAACATGAGCCACGAGATACGCACGCCGCTGAACGCGGTGCTGGGGTTCAGCCAGATCGTGCTGCACGACCCGAAGCTGTCGCCGGAGAACCGCCACAACCTCGAGACGGTGAACCGCTCCGGGGAGCACCTGCTGGCCCTGATCAACGACGTCCTGGACATGGCCAAGATCGAGTCGGGGCGGGTGACCGTGGAGAAGGCGCCTTTCGACCTGCCCGGGCTGCTCCGGGAAGAGACGGAGCTGCTCACCCCCAAGGCGCTGGCCAAGGGGCTGCAGCTGGTGCTCGAGACCCAGCCGGACCTGTGCCGCTACGTCATGGGCGACGCGGGGAAGCTGCGCCAGATCGTTATCAACCTGCTCGGTAACGCCATCAAGTTCACCCAGAAGGGCGGGGTTTCGCTCCGGGCCCGGACTTCCGTGCGGGATGGGGGACTGTGGCTCGAGGTGGAGGTCCAGGACAGCGGCCCGGGGATCGCCCCGGAGGACATCCAGAACGTATTCGGGGCCTTCGAACAGGCGGAGATGGGGCGCAGAACCGAGGGAGGCACCGGTCTGGGGCTGGCCATCAGCCGCCAGTACTCCCGGCTCATGGGGGGGGACCTGACCGTCACCAGTCAGCCGGGACATGGGGCGTGTTTCCACCTGACCCTGCCGGTCGCCGAGGCGGAGCGCCCGGCTGCAACGGCCTGGGGGGAGCTCCCGCGCATCGCGCGCCTGAAGGCGGGACAGCAGGCGTGGCGGGTGCTGGTGGTGGACGACCGGGACACCAACCGGGAGATCCTGGTGAAGATGCTCTCCCCGGTGGGGTTCGAAACCATGGAGGCCAAAGACGGTGAGAGCGCAGTCGAGCTCTTCATGACCCATGCGCCCCACCTGGTCCTCATGGACGTGGTGATGCCCGTGATGGATGGCCGCGAGGCGACCAGGCGCATCCGCGCCCTGCCGGAGGGAAGAGACGTCACCATCATCGCTGTTTCGGCCAGCGTCTTCGAGGAGCAGTTGCGCGAGGTGATGGAGGCAGGGGCGGACGACTTCCTGCGCAAGCCGTTTCGCGAGGAGGAGCTGCTGGAGAAGATCGCCCGCCTGCTCCCGGCCCAGTTCGCCTATGACGGGGCTGAACCTCGGCCGACGGCGCAGGAGGGTGGGCTTTCGGAGCAAGGCTTCGTGGAGGTGCTGGGGACGATGTCCCAGGAGCTGCGCGAGGCACTGATCGCCGCGGCCAGTGAGCTGGACCGGGGGCGCGTGGTGGCGCTGCTTGCGGAGCTGGCGGCGGTCGCGCCCGAGGTCGCCGGCCGCCTGCTGGGACATGCCGAGAGCTACCGCTTCGATCTGATCGAGGAGGCGTTGCTGCGATACCCGGGGGCGGGGGGGCGGGGATGA
- a CDS encoding CHASE domain-containing protein, with protein MRSRRPHWSVPIVVLAGLLVTVVLFFVVRKSETASFQSRLERDVSNCADALANKVDDTGLVLMALRNHFASSKEVSRGEFAIFTETFLRERADIKALSWNPAVPRGQRVRFEEGGRREAGSGFVLTERDASGVRVPAAERDVYYPVWYIEPMAENGKAIGFDVGSDRVRLAALERARDTGRPTATERIKLVQDRATTYSVLVFHPVYARGLPAGNVAERRMAFQGATVAVLNIEKLLVATFGVAAPFGLDFDLVDLSAPSGEQLLYRWSGRQQGGATWYAPLLPPSRTLVRNIEFCGRRWAMRLSPSRDYLEHNAPVAYWLLLPAGALVSVFLGLYFRGGYAQREELERLVLARTAELRSSEATLRELNGHLEERVKDRTRKLEGAIEALSQAKERAEVANRAKTVFLAHMSHEIRTPLNAILGFSQIALHDATLTSENRHNLEIINRSGEQLLALINDVIEVSRIESGRAALERGVFELPSLLDEVVASFLPEARAKRLQLVHEPAGELLRYAAGDEGKIRHILGDLVGNAVKFTREGAVSVRSRTGTREAGAWLEVEVEDSGCGIAPEDLERIFNAFEQAHLGGADLGGPASAWPSAASTPA; from the coding sequence ATGAGGTCGCGCCGACCCCACTGGAGCGTGCCCATCGTGGTGTTGGCGGGGCTGCTGGTCACCGTGGTGCTCTTCTTCGTGGTGCGCAAATCGGAAACGGCCTCCTTCCAGTCCCGCTTGGAGCGTGATGTTTCCAACTGCGCCGACGCTTTGGCCAACAAGGTGGATGACACCGGGCTTGTGCTGATGGCCCTGCGCAACCACTTTGCCTCGAGCAAGGAGGTCAGCAGGGGGGAGTTCGCCATCTTCACGGAGACGTTTCTCAGGGAACGCGCCGACATCAAGGCGCTATCCTGGAACCCCGCCGTGCCACGCGGGCAAAGGGTGCGCTTCGAGGAGGGGGGACGCAGGGAAGCCGGCTCCGGGTTCGTCCTCACCGAGCGTGACGCGAGCGGCGTGCGCGTCCCGGCCGCGGAGCGGGATGTTTACTATCCGGTCTGGTACATCGAGCCGATGGCGGAGAACGGCAAGGCGATCGGTTTCGACGTGGGATCGGACCGGGTGCGGCTGGCCGCGCTGGAGCGCGCGCGTGACACGGGAAGACCGACGGCGACGGAGCGGATCAAGCTGGTACAGGACCGGGCCACCACCTACAGCGTGCTGGTCTTCCACCCGGTCTACGCCAGGGGGCTTCCGGCCGGGAACGTGGCGGAGCGCAGGATGGCGTTCCAAGGTGCAACCGTTGCGGTGCTCAACATCGAGAAGCTCCTGGTCGCGACCTTCGGCGTGGCGGCCCCGTTCGGCCTCGACTTCGACCTTGTCGACCTGTCCGCACCTTCCGGGGAGCAACTGCTCTACCGGTGGAGCGGCCGGCAGCAGGGGGGGGCGACCTGGTACGCCCCACTGCTGCCCCCCTCCCGGACCCTGGTCCGCAACATCGAATTCTGCGGGCGCCGATGGGCGATGCGGCTTTCTCCCAGCCGGGATTACCTGGAGCACAACGCACCGGTGGCCTACTGGCTGCTGCTGCCGGCCGGGGCGCTCGTTAGCGTGTTCCTCGGGCTGTACTTCCGGGGGGGCTACGCGCAGCGCGAGGAGCTGGAGCGGCTGGTCCTCGCCCGGACCGCGGAGCTGCGGTCGAGCGAGGCGACCCTGCGGGAGCTGAACGGCCACCTCGAGGAACGCGTCAAGGACAGGACCAGGAAGCTGGAAGGGGCGATCGAGGCGCTGTCGCAGGCAAAGGAGCGCGCCGAGGTGGCCAACCGGGCCAAGACCGTCTTCCTGGCCCACATGAGCCATGAGATCCGCACCCCGCTGAACGCGATCCTCGGCTTCAGCCAGATCGCCCTGCACGACGCCACCCTCACTTCGGAGAACCGTCACAACCTGGAAATCATCAACCGCTCCGGCGAACAGCTCCTGGCATTGATCAACGACGTGATAGAGGTCTCGAGGATCGAGTCGGGGCGCGCCGCCCTGGAGCGTGGCGTCTTCGAGCTCCCCTCCCTTCTCGACGAGGTCGTGGCATCCTTCCTCCCCGAGGCGCGCGCCAAGCGCCTGCAGCTGGTCCATGAACCGGCGGGGGAGCTGTTGCGCTACGCCGCGGGGGACGAGGGGAAGATCCGCCACATCCTGGGCGACCTGGTCGGCAACGCCGTCAAGTTCACCCGAGAAGGAGCCGTGTCGGTACGAAGCCGCACCGGCACCCGCGAGGCAGGGGCGTGGTTGGAGGTAGAGGTCGAGGACAGCGGCTGCGGCATCGCACCGGAGGACCTGGAGCGGATCTTCAACGCCTTCGAACAGGCGCACCTGGGGGGGGCGGACCTGGGGGGGCCGGCCTCGGCCTGGCCATCAGCCGCCAGTACGCCCGCCTGA